TGTATATGGAAAAAAACCTGTTAGATGCCTTTGCTACACAAATCAGGAATGGATTTGCAACCGAATTGGACATTGCAAAAAAGAAAATAAAGCCCCTTATAGAAGAATATAGGGAAAATGCCATTACACAGGAACAAAAAACAAAGCTCCATACATATGAGAATTATCTATCTGAAATTAATAAGTTCGAAGCATTGATCCATTATATCTATCAACAAATTGATCATCTGAAAAATAATCAAGTTTGATCTATTACTAACTCCAGGTCACATAGAACGATGGCAAAGTGCTGTATTGATATAAATGTAGCTTAAGTAGGATACTTTAAAAACATGAATCGAAAAACAGAAAAAAGACCACCGTCCGCAGCCCGTGTTTTGGGTTTGCATGACGGTTGGTAGATAGGTCTGCCTTTTATCCGATGTAGTATGTGACCTGTACTGAAATTGAAACAGTGGACTCTCCTGGCTCAATTGGTGTGGCAACAGGTCCTGCTGCTGCATCTGCTGCTGCTTCTGGCACTGCATAGTAGACCTTGGAGTTTCCATTCTCGGATATGGATGCTGTCTGCACACCTTTAACCTTAAGATCCAGGCTGCTGGCAAGTGCATTGGCCTTTGTGGAAGCATCGGTTATGGCTTTGTTCATAAGGTCCTCACGGAGCTGTTCCTGCCTGTCATCAGATACTGAGAAGGAAATACTTCCTATCTGATTGGCTCCTGCAGCTGTTGACCTGTCGATGATCTCGCTCAGGTTGCCGAGTTTTGTGGTTGTGACCTGCACACTGTTGGATGCAGAGTAACTTGTGATATTCTGTTCTTTGTCATAGTTGTAGACAGGATACACAGAGACATAGGATGTCTGTAGTTCCCGGTCCTCCAGACCCAATGCCTTGAGTTCTGTGACGACAGCGCTCATGAGGGCTGCGTTCTGATCAGATGCGGCCTTTGCAGTATCATCCTGGACCACCACACCTATGCTTAAGGTGGCTGTGTCAGGCACTACCTTCTCTTCTGCGTATCCGCTCATGGTTATTGTGTCTGCAGTATTTGATCCACTCTGCGAGATGGCGTATATCGTTAACGCCATCACCACAAGGACAACTGATAGCGCAATGATAGCTAAATAGGATCTATCTTTTTGATTTTCCTGTGACATTTTCACACTCTCCTTGTTAGGTGCATTGTTAACCGGTGAGTCTGTCTTGTCATGGCCGGTTATTGCATGTTATATAGGGAGCTATACATATTAAAGAATTGGCTAAACTTCAGATGAACTTGCAGTTATATGCAAAGACTGATGACGATATGAATAAATTTAGCTTATTTCAACCCCGGAGCTTTTAAAGAGATCCGGAATTCCCAGTTCAATTTATTTTTATTTACGGGTACGAAATTACATCTGACCATCGCTTCTTTAAACTGCTTATTTGTGATAAAGAAACCATCTTGGGATGCTTCGAACAAATTTTTAAGTGCATAACTAGTATAATTTTTATTTGGTGTTTTTTCAGGGATGATGTTTTGCATTATCCAATTGTATATGGTTTCTTTTTCCACATCGCTTAATTCATATTCACTCATATTGCTCACTTCTGTCTTTCATATTCTCTCAGCAACGTACTACTAAGCTCTGCTCTCCTTTAATTACGACCTGTAAATCTATTGCTCTATAAACCCAACCTATTGATCTATAAACCCAACCCGGAATATTTTCTTTTACATAAGCATTCAAGATAAAAGGCTTATCTGTCTTATCCTTCCAAATTTTATCCTGATAAGTTCAAAATAAGGTCAATACAATTTACGTTACGATATTTTTTCTTTTCAGTATAAACTTACACTATTAAGTATCCTGAAGATCTATTATCTACCACATTGCTAGAAAAAAGAAAAATGATTTTGTTTTTGTTTGATCTTGCACACAATGAGAAGCTATGCGAGAAACCAGTGCATAGTCCAGTGCAAAGCTGAATGCACATGGGCATCATGAGAAAGGTGGAAAATATGGATTATATCAGTGATTTTTTTGGATTTATGAAAAAGGCGACAACATCTGTTCAGACGGTGGATGCCATAAGAGAACGTCTGAAAGCTGCAGGTTTTATGGAACTGGAAATGAATGAGTCATGGATGTTGAATGGATCGGAGAAATACTATCTGACCCCCTATCCTTCCATGTTGGTGGGCTTTACTGTCGGAAGCGGTAAGTTTCCGATAAGAAGTGTGAAGATGATCGCTGCTCACACAGATAATCCCGGATTTCGGATCAAACCCAATCCTGAGGTTAACAGTGAAGGAATGCTGACACTGAATGTGGAACGTTACGGCGGACCTATTCTGAACACATGGTTCGACCGTCCTTTATCCATCGCCGGAAGAATAGCCGTGAGATCCGATGAGGTGCTGAAGCCAAGAGTGATACATCTGGATTTTAAAAGACCTATACTTATCATCCCTAATCTGGCCATACATATGAACCGCGAGGTCAATAAAGGAATAGAGATCAAGGTTCAAAAAGAAATGCAGCCTCTCTTGACCCAGTTGATTGAAGATGAGATTAAGGATAAATATCTGCTGAAACTGGTTGCTAAGGAGGCTGGGGTACGTTGTGAAGATATTCTGGACATGGACCTGAATGTATATTGTTATGAAGAAGGCATGCTGGTGGGCTCAAATGAAGAATTTATTTCCTGTCCGAGGATCGACGATCTGTCCATGGTATACACTGCTATGGAAGCTCTTGTGGGATCAAAGCATGAGCACGGGATCAACATGGTGGTATTCATGGACAATGAGGAGATTGGTTCTATGACCAGGCAAGGTGCTGACTCCGTGATACTGAGCAATGTTCTGGAAAGGATCCGTATGGGAACAGAGAAAACACAGAACACGGAACAAATATCCATCCATCAGGCGATGAACTTCTTTGTGATCTCTGCCGACTGTGCCCATGGGCTGCATCCCAATTACAGTGAAAAGAGCGATATCACCAATAAGCCTGTAATGAACAAAGGGATGGCCATTAAGATCAGTTGCAATCGTTCCTATGCATCTGAGGTGGATACTATTGCAGCTTTTCAGCAGCTGTGCGACAGGGCAGGTGTGAAATATCAAAAATTTGTGAACCATTCCGATCAACCAGGAGGAACGACCCTGGGTCCTTTGATCAGCAAATATATGCCTGTTCATGTGGTGGATGTAGGAGTGCCGATGCTGGCAATGCATTCATCCAGGGAGTTGATGGGCAAACAGGATTTCCTGGATTCCATCGGGATTTTCAGGACATTTTTCCAATTGCAGGAGTGACGTATATCACTCAAAAGTTTAAATTTTAAGATAGCTCTGTATCGCCTCTGTAGCAGACATTTCATTTCAGGAAACTAATAAGATTGGTATTTTTTTAAAGCTTCAATAGATTTACACAGAACCAAAAAAGAAAAAGTTCATATTTTAGTTATTGGTGTGGAATTTTCTAAATAATATTCGAAAAGTTCTTTTGCCCACTCAAGAGCCTTTCTGGAGGTACATAATATGTACTTATTATCAACTTCTCCATTGGTTCTTAATAAACTCATCAGAAGGTGGGTATCATCAAATGTAAAGAACAAGACCCTCATATCCTTATTGTAAACATACATCTTGAAGTTATCATTTTTAAGAAGGGTTTCAAACTCCGTATGATGTTCTGTTATTATTTTATCCAGCAGTTCCTGAGAGAAAATAAAGTAGCTACTGATATTATTCTCAAGCATTTCTCTAAGTAACGAGTCAAATTCAGGATAAAGAAAAGCAGTGACCGTATAGACCGAATCGGGCATTTTATTATTAACATGAAATAAACTATGGAACGAAAATATATCTGTTAGAGACGGACTTACTATATCACAGTCCTTAAGCTCACCCATTCTCTTCAGGAGTTCAGATGGTATAAAATCAATTTCATGAGTACTCCAGTAATCGATATCTATATCAAAAGTATCAAGAGTATCTAGTAAAGGGACCATATCATTGACAATGATTTTTCCAACGGTTGTCAACTCATAAATATCATCATAGTGATCAACAAGATAGTGTTCTTCCAATATTTTGATCTGGGGGAGGAGTGCCTGTCTGGTAGTATCCAGAGATTTGAGCAGGTATTCGGTTTCCCTTGCTCTATCTCTCAGTAATAGAAGAACCATTTTTCTCTTCTCTGACAGGAAAAGAACATCAAGCAAATTTTTTTTCATTTAGGTACATCCTTGAAGGGAACTATAATTTCAATTGCTCGTTACAAACAATCGACAATTAAAGGATCACAATTATTTAAAACAATTCTATTCTAAATAATATTTATTAAAAATATATGAAAACTAGTACGTATAAAAATATAGCACATATATGATGTTTTTCTGGTGCTAGTAAATGCTATGGAACTTGTAGGTGTCGGATCATGTTCCTGAAATACAAAAAAAGCCATGGCTATACAGCCATTTGAGTCAATTAAAAGAGTTTATAAGGTGGTCACAAGGCTTCATCTTTGAGTTTACGCGTTCATGAAGCTTATTACGGGATCGGACTCTACTCCGTCCTGAATGTACTTCATCTTTGAGTTTACGCGTTCATGAAGCTTATTACGGGATCGGACTCTACTCCGTCCTGAATGTACTTCATCTTTGAGTTTACGCGTTCATGAAGCTTATTACGGGATCGGATTCTACTCCGTCCTGAATGTGCTCCATATTTAGGTCTACTTCCTTGTGACCAATTTATAATATCTAACTAATCGTATAAATCACTGACGGTCATATAACTCTGAGTTATTTGAGGAGGTTACGCAAATTTCAAAATTGTGTCTGCAAGCTTTGAATACGCCCGGAGAATCAGAACCAGATTAACTGTTTCTGACTTCCCAATCCCCTACAAGAGGTGTGACGCCTGTCCATCCGAGGCCTACAACTTCAAATCCACCACCTTTCATCAGCATGAAGTTGTTTCCATTACGATTATAAAGACCGATCTTCTCTTCACCGTCGCTTCCCCAATCGCCCACAATCGGTTCAGTACCTTCCCAGCCAAATCCTATCACAACTTCAAGAGCTTCATCTGAGCTTATATTAATGTCCCAAAGTGCCCAGGTACCTGCATTATCATATACACCGATGTCAGTATCAATATCACCATTCCAGTCACCAACAACTGGAGATACACCAGCCCATCCCAGGCCAAAAATATGATAATTCATAGTATCTCTCATAATTAGAAAATTATTGCCGGCTCGGTTATATATGCCGACCTCAGTGACTCCATCTCCATCCCAATCGCCTACTAACGGTTCAGTACCTGCCCAGCCGAACCCCACAAAATCTGCTGAATTGGTATCTGGGTTCCATAGAGCCCATGTACCTTCATTGTCGTACACACCTACCTCATCAGCACCATCTCCATTCCAGTCGCCTGCTACAGGGCTAACTCCTGCCCATCCCAGACCAATGACATCAAACCCTTGATCTTTCTGGATCAGGAAATTATTGCCTTCTCTATTGTAGGTACCGACCTCAGTGACACCATCCCCATCCCAGTCACCTGCTATCGGTTCAGTACCTGCCCAGCCGAATCCCACAATATCTGCTGAATTGTTATCTGGGTTCCACAAAGCCCACGTACCAGCATTGTCATATACACCTACGGATTCTGCCAAGGCAATACCCATCGTCGTTAGCAAAATACACAAAAATATCCCAAAACGGATCAATCTGATCAGTTTTTTTTGCATTCATATCACCTCTTACATAAACAATACATGGTTTTAGTGGCCTTATCCCCAACAATCATTAAAATTTAGATGCACAAAAATATCTAAAATTAAATACATTATGTTAAGACACGTCACTAGGCATTTTACATTTTGTAAAATATGGGACATAGCTAGTATAAGTAGCTAGCGAAAAAAATTTGAACCAGTCAATATATGATTCTGTTGATCCTGAGCATAGTTATCAGACATAAAATATAAAAAGCATTAAAATACATTGAACACTTCGACATGTCTAATGACAGCAGAAAAATCACACTATCTCACGCCACATGAAGTGGCTAAAAAGCTCAGGGTCGAAACAAAGACGGTGCATACATGGCTGCAGGAAGGGACCATGGATGGATTAAAACTAGGTAGACTCTGGAGAATTCCACGCGCACAGCTGGAACAGGCAGATGATAACTGTTTTACAAAGAACACACATCTATTGAACATTAAAGAGATCCCGCGCAATATGTGCGACTATAATAAGGTAAGAGAAGAATGGAACAATGAGATCCCTGAATATTTCAATTTCGGATATGACGTCATTGATGCCTGGGCAAAGGAAGACCGTAATAAACTTGCCATGATCTGGGTCGATCAGCATGGTGAAGAGAAAAAGTACACCTTCAGAGACATGATGAAACTCTCCAATCAGGCGGCAAACATTCTTCTCAAATACGAGATCAACAAAGGAGACCGGGTCCTCCTGATGCTTCACCGTGTTCCAGAATGGTGGGTATTCGTAATTGCACTGATCAAACTTGGTGCTGTGGTATGCCCTTGTCCGACACTTCTGACACCAAGTGATCTTCAGTACAGGATCAATGCAGGTAAATTCAAAATGATCATCACTGACATGGAAAATGCACCTAAAATCGATGAGATCAGAGATGAATGTCCGACTCTTAAAGAATGCATGGTTATCGACGGAGAAGCAGAGAACTGGATCAGTTTTCAATATGAACTCCTGTACCCTGCACCTGTTTCACATCACTCGGTATCAATACCGGCACTTACCCACTCCACAGACCCTATGCTGATCTATTTCACCTCAGGAACTACTGGCAAAGCCAAGATGGCACTTCACAACCATGCATATCCTTTAGGTCACAGGGTCACTGCAGAACTGTGGCAGGACCTTACAGAGAACGACCTGCATTTCACCTTCTCTGATACCGGCTGGGCAAAATGTGCATGGGGTAAAATATTTGGCCAGTGGATCGCTGGTTCATGTATCTTCGTGTATGACACCAGAGGAAAGTTCGAGGCAACTGAGCTGCTTCCGCTGATCGAGAAATATGAAGTCACAACCTTCTGTTGCCCACCCACTGTCTACAGAATGCTCATACTTGCTGACCTGAGCAAGTTCGATCTTGATCAGCTCCGTCACTGTTGTAGCGCAGGTGAACCGCTGAACCCTGAAGTTATCAAAGTCTGGAAGGAGGGAACAGGTCTTAACATCTATGAAGGCTACGGCCAGACAGAAACCTGCTGTGCTATCGCATCCTTTGCGTGCCTGGAGAACAAGCCGGGTTCAATGGGAAAACCTTCTCCGGGATGGAATATTGAGCTGCATGATGAGCATGGGAACAAGGTCAATAACTTTGAAGAAGGAAGGATCGCCATCTCACTTGATCCACGTCCTGTGGGTCTTTTTGTCAAATACCTTAATAATGATGAAGAGAATGAAAAATCATTCCAGAACGGATTCTATTACACCGGCGATAAGGCATATATGGATGATGACGGCTACTTCTGGTTCGTAGGCCGCGATGACGATGTCATCAAGAGCTCAGGATACAGGATAGGTCCTTTTGAAGTAGAGAGTGCGCTTCTTGAACATCCTGCTGTTCAGGAATCTGCTGTGATTGGGTCTCCGGATAACATAAGAGGTATGATAGTCAAGGCTTTTGTTGTACTGAACGAAGGTTTTGAACCTTCGGAGAAACTGATACAGGAACTTCAGAACCATGTGAAGCACACAACAGCACCATACAAATACCCGCGATCTATTGACTTCGTGCATGAACTGCCCAAAACCATCGGAGGTAAGATCATGCGAAAGAAACTACGGGAAATTGAAATCAAAGAGCTTCAAAGTGAATGACATTGGATAAGCAGATATAGAGAAGGAAAGAAAATATGTGGATGATACAATCATTTTTTATTTATTTCTTTACTCTTACTGATCCTCTACATTTTTATCTCTTATCTTGTCTGTATCCAGTTTCCGGTTTCTTTTCTTCCTGAACCTGTGTCAGGATCACAACTTATAAATAGGCTTCTTTTGCCAGTTTAATTTAAAGTTATAAAAATCAGCATAAAACTAGTTTTTAATTCCTGTACCCCATCAATAATATTTTACTATAAAAAAGTATTTCGATAATAAAGGGGTTTTAATCTTTGGAAAATGGAGAGAACAGAAATGAGCATTTTGATCAGGCAAGAAGAAGAGCATGACTTTAAAAATGTAGAACATATGACAAGAGAAGCATTCTGGGATCTTTACAAACCAGGATGTGACGAACATCTGGTATTACATAAAATAAGAAAAGTACCTGCATTTGTAAAAGAACTTGACCTAATTGCATGTGATGATGACCGGATTGTCGGCAATATAATCTATTCCAAATCTAAAGTCGTAAATGAAGAAAGCAGAGAATTTGAAGTTTTATGTATGGGGCCAATTGCAGTATTGCCCTCATGCCAAAAGCAAGGTATAGGTTCTTTATTGATGAATCATTCCCTTGAAAAGGCAAGACAGTTGGGATATAAAGCCGTAATTATTTTCGGAAACCCGGATTATTATCAACGTTTTGGTTTCAGAAATGCTGCAAAATATAATATTCAGACGTCTACAGGTGAAAACTTTGACGCATTCATGGCATTGGAACTCTACGATGGCAGCCTGAAGGGTATTTCAGGAAAGTTCTATGCAGATGAAGTTTTTGAAACAGACGCAGAGGAACTGGAAGAGTTTGAAAAAGGTTTTCCTCCTAAAGTTAAACATGTTACGGACACCCAATTAAAATAGATATGGAGGGATTACCCTTGAAAACAACAGAGACAATAAAAGGGCATCTATCTTTAAACCTCGTTCTATTACCAGGACTATCCGCGCATTTGTGTCATCAGGCCCTGTATCCACCCTATCTCCTGTTTTTTCATCACTTGGTCCTTCAACATGTGTTCCAATGAGAATAGCTGCAATGACAAGCAATGCTAAGACCAAAAAGAATAATTTTTTCATAATTTACTCCCCAGAAAAACTTATAGAACGACCTATATTTAGATCTGCCTGCGTTGTAAAAAAATCATCTGCTGATATTTTATGAAATTTTTATTACCGTGTGGAAATTATAAGAGTTTCCGGTACCCACCTCACTGACCAAAGATCAATCATCGCTACATTCACTTTCTTGTTTTTTCAAAATATTCTTTGTAGTACAGTATATCCATCTTTTATGCAATAACAGGTGTATTACTGTAAAAAGGGTCATCATTATGGCCGATCTGTTGTGTATGAGCGTCCATGTAGCTTTTGTAATTCCTATGTATTCCTGATATCTCCCCCGTGGCACACCCGAAGGTATCGCAAAGTACATAACAAATCCTGTTACTGCAACTATCAGGAATATTACGGTCAAAATGACATCTACTGAATAATTTAGTTTCATCCTGTTCATTTATTCTCCTCATTAGAAAACCAATGTTAAGTCAAAACGTATTTGAGCATATATATGTTAAACGAAGAAATTGTCTGTGAACAAGAACATATGGATCTATACAATTATCAGGCGGGTTTGAAATAACAGAAAAAAAATTACCGCTTCAAAGAAGTTCCGATCCGGTGTACAATGATCTTAACTATTGGATCAAACACGAAGCAATTACTTTATCATTCGATCCTCCGGAAAGCTTCAACAATTCCATTGACAGAATAATAGCTTCACTTGATGACTCTGTTGAGCTGCTCGGCTTTGGAGAAGCCCTCCATGGAGGCGAGGACATTCTGATACTGCGCAACAGGCTCTTTCAGCGCTTGGTGGAGAAGCATGGATACAGTGCCATTGCCATCGAGAGTAGTTTTCCCAGAGCGCATGTAGTGAATGAATACATAGCTGGCCGCGGCCCCGAATCTTATGAAAAGGTACAGGACACAGGATTTAGTCACGGTTTCGGAAGCTTAGAAGCAAATCGCGAACTTGTTGAATGGATGCGGGAATACAATGCAAATCCATCCCACGAGATCAAGCTCCGGTTCTACGGCTTTGACAGTCCGACCGAAATGATGTATGCCGACAGCCCAGGCCAGGTCTTGCATTTTGTGCTGGATTACCTTGCCTCTCTTGATAACATCAGCGGCAGGTATCATCAAGAGATTATAGACCCGCTTCTTGGTGATTATGCAGAGTGGGAGAACCCCGCTGCAATGATGGATCCGACCAGATCGGTGGGCATGTCACCAAATGCTATTGCGCTTCGGATGGAGACAGAAGATCTGATTTCAGAATTAAATGAAAGACGTCCAGAAATGATAGCTAAAAGCGATGAAGATCACTATATGGAAGCCGTACAATACGCAACAGTTGCCCGGAAGTTGCTGAACTATCACGCCATATCAGCCCGGGATTCAGAAAACAGGCTATTAAGGCTTCTTGGTGTTCGCGATGCGATGATGGCGGAAAATCTGTTGTATATAGTATCCCGTGAAGGAAGCAGAGGAAAAGTTCTGGCTTTTGCACACAACAGCCATTTACAAAGAGGAAAGGCCCACATGCAACTGGGCCCTTACGCATTAACGTGGTGGCCGGCAGGAGCACATTTGCATGAGATATTTGGTCCACGTTACTCTAATATTGGTTCGGCGGTAGGCATCTCCGATGCCAACGGCATCTGTCAGCCGGAAGCAGGCACTCTTGAAGCATTGCTGACCGGTTTGCAGGGGACTGTTCGGTTCATTCCAACTCATAGAGGTACAGGACTCCCAGCTTCAGAAATCGCCGCTCTTGCAAATCGCTCGGGAAGTATGAAGAACCCTACCTACTTCGTACTAACTTCTCAGAGCCTCACAGATTTCGACTGGCTGGCTGTTCTGGATTCAACAACTTACAGCCGGGGTGGCCCACAACTTCAAGAATAGATGTAAATAAAATTATTACCATCTGTTTTTGATCGAAATGATGATGTTTTTCAGGCATATAATTATCAGGAGATTTTGCAGTGCCGTTTATGAGTTGTATTTCATTCACGATCATGATGAAATTGCCATGCAATACCAAACTTATCGGTCACCATGCCGTAAAGTTTGCTCCAGAACGTTTCCTGAAGGTCCATTACCACAGTACCTTCAGCTTTGAGTACGCTGAAAATTGACCTTATTCTATCCATTTCCTTACTGATAATTACAAGGCCGATATTGTTCCCAAGGATAAAAGGCATACCCGGGGGAACATCAGAGCACATCACAGTGCTTCCCTCTATTTCCAGAGCAGTATGCATTACCAAATCCTTGATTTCTTCCGTCAAGGAGAAGTCCATATCTTCCGGTGCATCCAAAAACAAAATGATATGAACCAAACAAACTTTTTATATCAAACCCTTGCATTTAGTCATATAGCAACTATCGGATCGTCTAAATCAAGTAATTTTATGGGAACGTGCATGACAGTATATGAGAACGTTAAGTCCATCCTCATGGAAATTGGAACCACAAAACTTGTCTGTGTTACCAAAACGGTGGACCCGGCAAAGATCAATGAATCTATTCGCGCCGGAGCCACTATCATAGGAGAGAGCAGGGTTAAGGAATACGAGGACAAACGTGATGAACTGCTGCCATGTGAAAAGCACTTAATAGGCCATTTACAATCAGGAAAAGTAAAAAAAGCCGTTGAGTTCTTTGATGTGATCCAGTCGGTCGATTCCCTGAAGCTCATAAAGGAGATCGATGAGAAAGCAAGGGCAAGGACTAAGGTGCAGCAGGTCTTTCTGCAGGTAAATATTGGTAGTGAACCGCAGAAATTCGGCTTCGCAGAAAGTGAGATCCCACAGATGATTGCACATATACATGAACTCGGAAATATTCATGTGCAAGGACTAATGTGCATACCTCCTTTTGATACTCCTGAGGAAACGCGTACATATTTCAGGAGGATGAAGAACCTGTTTCACGCACTGCAGCAGAAAAACCACGATAACATCGATATCCAGGAACTGTCAATGGGTATGTCCAACGATTACAGGATAGCGATAGAGGAAGGAGCCACAATGGTGCGCATTGGCTCCTCTATATTCGGAGACAGAAAATACTAAAGTTTTATTTAGTTGATAGCGGTTTCCAATCATTTCCAGTATATCATATTTCGGTTCTTAATCCCGAATCTTTCTGCTGAAATCCATTTCCTTCCCAGTTACAATAAGAAGAAAAATATCTCGATAGCTGCACACATGGTCTGAAGCATATCCCTCGGGCATAGACAGGGAGCTTCATATAGAGGTATAGATCAACAGTTTTCAGAAAACATGAAGCAGAGGTTTATATAGGATTACCGTTTTTCTTAACAGCTCCACTTAAGTGAGGCTGTATAAACTCATCTACTTAAATGCTTTTTGAATAATTATTTTGTCTTTCTTCCGTGTATGAGTCTCTGTCTACTAAGCCCACCGTTTTTCACCTACTGATCTTCGGTTAAAGTTTATTATAGAATTAATACTATATAAAAATATTCACAATAATATATGTGGAAGTTTATATAATTGTGCAGCGATTCTATCAAAAATAATCTTACAGCAAGTAATGAAAATTAAATTAAATTAAATTAAATTAAATTAAATTAAAGTGGATTCAGATCAACTCTCTGTTTTTTATGCCAATGTCCATGTGTAATGTACAATTAATACCATGCTTCAAGTGTCACATATCCCTTCCAAAGATTATCCTCCCTTCTATTACACTCTGTGAAATCACAACTTTACTTATATTTACATGTTAAAGTTTCCTAAATATGTTTATCTATTGATCTGTCAACCTTTTTATAGTGAAAGTTCCTTCACTTGGAGAAAATGATGTACCTTTAAATTTGGACCCGGGTAAAAAGATGAACTCTCCAGCAATTGAAATGAAGTGTAGAAAGCCTGAGATACTGGCTCCGGCAGGCGATATGGAAGCATTGAAGGCAGCTATAAAAGGAGGAGCAGATGCCATATATCTGGGTGTGGGTGAGTTCAATGCACGCCAGGGTGCTACCAATTTTACCGTGGAGAAACTGGAAGAAGGTATAGATCTTGCTCATTCTTATAATATTTTGGTATTCCTGGCACTGAATATCCCAATCAAGGAACATGAACTTCCTTCGGTGCTCGAGATAGTTCATAGTTCTTATATGATAGGTATAGATGCAGTCATTGTAGAAGATCTCGGACTTGTGGATATACTGCACAGCAGATATCCCGACCTTCCTCTTCACATAAGTACGCAGGTCACTGTGCACAATACAGCTGGAGTGCACTTTCTTGAACAAATGGGTGTTTCCCGTACTATCCTTTCCAGGGAACTTACAACAAGCGAACTGAAGCATATAATAGATAATACTAACATCAGTGCTGAGATCTTTGTGCATGGTGCCTTGTGTTATTCTTACTCCGGCAGAT
This DNA window, taken from Methanomethylovorans hollandica DSM 15978, encodes the following:
- a CDS encoding erythromycin esterase family protein: MYNDLNYWIKHEAITLSFDPPESFNNSIDRIIASLDDSVELLGFGEALHGGEDILILRNRLFQRLVEKHGYSAIAIESSFPRAHVVNEYIAGRGPESYEKVQDTGFSHGFGSLEANRELVEWMREYNANPSHEIKLRFYGFDSPTEMMYADSPGQVLHFVLDYLASLDNISGRYHQEIIDPLLGDYAEWENPAAMMDPTRSVGMSPNAIALRMETEDLISELNERRPEMIAKSDEDHYMEAVQYATVARKLLNYHAISARDSENRLLRLLGVRDAMMAENLLYIVSREGSRGKVLAFAHNSHLQRGKAHMQLGPYALTWWPAGAHLHEIFGPRYSNIGSAVGISDANGICQPEAGTLEALLTGLQGTVRFIPTHRGTGLPASEIAALANRSGSMKNPTYFVLTSQSLTDFDWLAVLDSTTYSRGGPQLQE
- a CDS encoding VOC family protein codes for the protein MTEEIKDLVMHTALEIEGSTVMCSDVPPGMPFILGNNIGLVIISKEMDRIRSIFSVLKAEGTVVMDLQETFWSKLYGMVTDKFGIAWQFHHDRE
- a CDS encoding YggS family pyridoxal phosphate-dependent enzyme, whose product is MTVYENVKSILMEIGTTKLVCVTKTVDPAKINESIRAGATIIGESRVKEYEDKRDELLPCEKHLIGHLQSGKVKKAVEFFDVIQSVDSLKLIKEIDEKARARTKVQQVFLQVNIGSEPQKFGFAESEIPQMIAHIHELGNIHVQGLMCIPPFDTPEETRTYFRRMKNLFHALQQKNHDNIDIQELSMGMSNDYRIAIEEGATMVRIGSSIFGDRKY